The sequence below is a genomic window from Luteitalea sp..
GCCAGCACGATCGCGTCGAACTGACCCTCGTCGAGCTTGCGCAGCCGCGTGTCGACATTGCCACGGATGGCCTCGAAGGTTGCGTCCGGGAACGCGCGATGGAGTTGCGCGACTCGGCGGACGCTGCTCGTTCCAATCTTCGGTGCCCTGCCGAGCAGGCTGCCTAGCGCAGCGCCGGCTGTGGGGGGCCTGCGCGAGGTTGGCAAAATCAGCGCGTCTCGCGGATCTTCACGCGGCAGCACGGCCGCGAGGACGAGGCCGTCGGGCAGTGTGGCCGACATATCCTTCGCGCTGTGCACGGCGAGATCAATGCTGCCCGCCACGAGCGCGTCCTCGAGCTCCTTGACGAACAGTCGCTTGCCGCTCACCTCGCCCAGCGCGGCGTCCGCGAGCCGATCGCCGCCCGTGCGGATTGTGACCAGCTCGCACCTGGCGTGTGCGGTGGCTTCGAGCTGCGCGGCGACCGCACGTGCCTGCCATAGGGCGAGCTGGCTACCGCGTGTGCCAATGCGAAGCATAAAGTCAGGGGCAAGGGGCAAGGTGGGACCTCGGATGCCCCTTGGAGCCCGCCCTTGCGCCTATGTCTCAGTCCGAACCTGCCCGGCTGTATCGACACCCTGCACCTCGTCCTCGTCGTCGAGATCGAAGAGCCGGCGCAGGGCGGCCGAGTACGCACGCATCGTTTCGCGGTCGTCGATGGCCTTGAGCTGCGCCGTCGGTGTCAGCAGCAGCTTCTCGACGATCAGCCGCGTCACCTCGTCGACGCGAGTGCGCGCGTCCGATGGGAGACCGGAGAATCGAGAGGAAAGCCGGTCGAGCTCCGACTGCCGGATCTGCTCGAACCGCTGACGCAACGCCACGACTGTAGGCACGACGTGGCGCGCCCGCATCCAGGCCATGAACGCCTCGACCTCGTCCTGCACGATCGCCTCAGCCGCAGCAATCTCGCCCGCGCGGCGGTCGAGATTCTCCTGCACGATGCTCCGCAGGTCGTCGAGGTTGTAGAGAAAGACTTGCTCGAGATCGCTCGATGAGACATCGACGTCGCGCGGCACCGCCATGTCGAGCAGAAAGAGCGGCTGCGCGCGCCGGGCAGCGGCGGCAGCGATGGCCTCCCGCGTCAATACGATATCGGTCCCGCCCGTGGCGCAGATGACAACATCGCTTTCGGCGAGCACCCGCTCGCGCATCGACCAGGGAATCGCGACACCGCCCACCTCGGCCGCGAGGGCCGCCGCCCGATCCTCATTGCGTGTGGCGATGCGCAACCCGGCGACCTTCTGGCCTTGGAAATGCTGTGCCGCGAGCCGTGCCATCTCACCGGACCCAATCACCAGCACGCGCAGATCGAAGAGACCGCCAAAGATCTTCTTGGCCAGCGTCAGCGCTGCGTAGCTCAGCGATACAGCACCCTCGCCCAGCGCCGTCTCGGATCGCACCCGCTTGCCGACGCCAAACGCTCCGTGAAAGAGGCGATTGATGACCGCGCCCGTACCTTGCGCCTCACTGGCGATGCGGTACGCCTCCTTCACTTGACCAAGAATCTCCGGCTCGCCGACGACCAGGGAGTCGAGACCCGCCGCGACGCGAAAGAGGTGCCGTGCCGCGTCCGCGTCGACCCGCGTGTAGAGGTATGGGCGCACAGCGGCCAGTGGGACACCCTGCGCGCTGCAAAGCACCTCCGCGATGGTGGCGGCGGCACGATCCGGCTCGGCGCACGTCGCGTAAACCTCGGAGCGATTACACGTGGAGAGGAGCACCGCGTCTCCTGCCTCGGTCCGAGAGACAAGAGTGGCCAGCGTGGCATGCAGCCGCGAGCGGGGAAACGCCAGCCGCTCGCGGAGCGCGAGCGGCGCGGTGTGGTGGCTCAGGCCGAGCAGGACAAGATGCATCACACGAAACCGTGACTACGTGAAAGGAAATAACCCACTGGCAAGAAGTTCAGCAAAATCAAGACAAATCCAAATGCCGACAGCCATGCGGCCCGCCGGCCGCTCCAGCCGCGGACACGTCGCCCCACCAGAAGCAAGGTATATACCATCCATGACAGACAGGCGATGAGGATCGTCGGATCGAGCAATGACATCGCCTGCACGTGGGGGTCGTCGGCGGCGTACATCCGGGCCTGCGCCACCCACCAGGCACCCGCGACGAGGCCGAGTGTCAGGCAAGCCCAGCCCACGGTCACGGCACGCACGTTCATCACGTCGAGCACCTGAAGCGACGGTAAACGGGAGAAGAACATGCCGCGCGTCCGGCGCTTCAGCTCACGAAACAGTAGAACGTACGTGACGGCGACGACAAAGGCGAGCGCGAAGCTCGCATACGCCAGCAACACAGAAGCGACATGCACGGCGAACAGGGGATTGTCGAGCAACGCCGGATGCTCCTCCGCCGACGCCGTGAATGCCGGAATGATCTGCAACAGCGTCAGGAGCGGCGCGATAAAGACGCCAATCGCCATCTCCTCGGTCGAGAGCTCCGTGTACAGGTAAACGAGGGCGAGCATCCAGACGAACGTCGATACAGCCCCGCTCCGCCCCGCAAACGGCGCAGCGCCCACCTGCACACTCTGCATCCCAATCACGAACGTGTGGACGACGACCGCGCCGACGAGAAGGAGCGTCGGTACGTGCCGTCCAGGCTGGTCACCATGCACGAAGCGCCAGATGTAGGCGATTGTGGCGATGGCGTACAGAGCAAGCGCGATCACGAGGGCTGTCCCCGTTCTCTCATCAACGTCTATTGAGTCGGTCCGTAGTAACCGAGCTTCGTGCGCGCCGTCGCATTCTGCCGCCGCACTTGGACGACCACACGACGCCACCCTCCATCGCGCCGCGGGTTGCTCGACGCATACCCCAGCACGTATTGACTTGCCAGCTCGCGGGCAATCGCCTGGTAAATCGCCGGCAGCTCGGCGACGGCCTCAGGAAAGAATGCCTTGCCACCGGTCTCCTGCGCAAACTGCCGCAGGACGAAATCAGCCTCGTTGAAACCAGCCTGCGAGGTGGTTCCGCGGCTCTGCAATCCAATCGAGTAGATGGCGACGTCCGACCGTTTCGCCAGGTCCAGTACCTCCTCGAACCCGACCAGACTGGCCGTGTCCTCGCCGTCGGAGAGCACGACGATCGCCTGGCGCCGAATCTGCTCGGCGGATGCCACCGTCGTCTTCCGGAGCTCCTTCAGCGCGACGTACACTGCGTTGTGCAGGGAGGTCGGGCCATCCGCGCTCGTTTGCCGAATCGCACGTTGCAACGTAGCGCGGTCGTCCGTGAATGTTTGTAGGACCGTCACGCGGCTGTCGAAGTCAATCACCGAACCGAGGTCGTCCGGGCCGAGATGCTCGACGAAGCCGGACGCGGCCTTCTGCGCCGTCGAAAGCTTGTCCTCCATGCTCGCGCTCGTATCGATGAGAATCGCCAGTGCGATGGGTGTCTTCCGGCTCGAGAAGAAGGTCGTCTTCTGCTCGACGCCATCCTCGAAGATGAGGAAGTCCTCCTGAGCCAAGTCCGTGACGTACTTCTGCTCCTGGTTCGTGACCGTCACGGTGAGCGACACGAGATCGACACCGGCCCGAAACTGGGGCGGCGACTCCTGCTGCGTGGTCGATGCAGAGACCAACGAGATGGCCACGACCGCCAGTGCGATCGCGGGAGTCGCCACCGAGCTGTTCACCGTGATGCCCCTGACCGAGGCTCCCGCTCAGGCGTCGCCCGTGCGGTCAGGCGTTTGTCCTTTGCCTCGACCGTCACTCGCTTGGGCGGAATGAGCGTCTCGGGCCGCGCGTAAACCACACGGTACTGGTTGACGAGATCCTTGGCCAGCCGCTGCAGCTCGTCGTTCACGCTCATGGTCGTCAGCAAGATTTCCTGCCGTCCACCGGTCTCTCGTGTGCCGCGGTCGAGGACGATATTCCTGTTGCGGATCTCGTCGCGCTGCTCATCGGCTTCGCCGTGCTCGGTGAGGCGCAACGCGTAGAACGCTGTGCTGCTTCGCTTCAGGGCGTCGATCACCGTCTGATAGTGGTCGTTGCTGAACTCGACGCCCTCGGTGACGACCAGCACGATGACGGGCCGCGTTGCATCTCGCCGGGTAAATCCTCGCGTGGTCGCCACGATCGCCTCGAGCGCATAGGCGCCAGACCCAGGAACCGCGAACAACCGCTTGACGGCGTCGTGCAGCTTCGGCACATCGCGCGTGGGGTTGATTTGCACAGTGGGGCGCTCACCAAACGTGACCAGCGACAGCTCGTGCTTACCACCGGCGGTGATGGTGTCCACGAACGAGGTGAGCCCCTCGCGAAGGTTCAGCATGTCCCGCTCGGCCGCCTGGCTGTTGTCGACGAGCAGGGCGATCTGCAGAGGCTGGGTCGCGCGGCTCAGGCGCAGCACTTCACGCGCAACCCCGTCCTCGCGCACGATGAGGTCCTCCTGTCCGAGCGTGGTGACCGGCTCCTCGTTCTTGTCCAGGACGCTGACGTAAAGGGCGCGTTCGACCGGCTGTGTGAGCCCGGTCGAGGGGAGCGACAACCCGGCAGCGAATGTGAGGGCAACTACGAGCACGGGCCGACGATAAGAAACGGAATTGAAAGCACACATGATCAAAGCTCCGTTCAGGAGGCCGCTCCTCCGCTTTCGCCTCGTCTATTCAGGGCGAGCGTCTCGAGCATGCCGCTGGCAAACAGGCCCGTCTCCTCAGTATAGTTCAGAGGATCACGACCTGGCCGGCACCAGAAAGGGCGAGTTGAGGACCCTTGGCCGACGGGTTGTGGAGAGAGCGAACGGCCTTTCTGCGGCCTTTCGAGGTGGTTATGAAATCCAG
It includes:
- the hemC gene encoding hydroxymethylbilane synthase gives rise to the protein MLRIGTRGSQLALWQARAVAAQLEATAHARCELVTIRTGGDRLADAALGEVSGKRLFVKELEDALVAGSIDLAVHSAKDMSATLPDGLVLAAVLPREDPRDALILPTSRRPPTAGAALGSLLGRAPKIGTSSVRRVAQLHRAFPDATFEAIRGNVDTRLRKLDEGQFDAIVLAAAGLRRLGFNDRISALIPADVSVPAPGQGTIAVQSLANRDDVREPLARISDVDSWAMLEAERALVAALGGGCQIPLGALARLVDAETLELSAVVTSLDEEHEVRAVAFGGRREAAALGNHVAEELLDGGAGAILEAIRDLQAPVKGLQP
- a CDS encoding glutamyl-tRNA reductase, whose product is MMHLVLLGLSHHTAPLALRERLAFPRSRLHATLATLVSRTEAGDAVLLSTCNRSEVYATCAEPDRAAATIAEVLCSAQGVPLAAVRPYLYTRVDADAARHLFRVAAGLDSLVVGEPEILGQVKEAYRIASEAQGTGAVINRLFHGAFGVGKRVRSETALGEGAVSLSYAALTLAKKIFGGLFDLRVLVIGSGEMARLAAQHFQGQKVAGLRIATRNEDRAAALAAEVGGVAIPWSMRERVLAESDVVICATGGTDIVLTREAIAAAAARRAQPLFLLDMAVPRDVDVSSSDLEQVFLYNLDDLRSIVQENLDRRAGEIAAAEAIVQDEVEAFMAWMRARHVVPTVVALRQRFEQIRQSELDRLSSRFSGLPSDARTRVDEVTRLIVEKLLLTPTAQLKAIDDRETMRAYSAALRRLFDLDDEDEVQGVDTAGQVRTET
- a CDS encoding VWA domain-containing protein, with amino-acid sequence MTVNSSVATPAIALAVVAISLVSASTTQQESPPQFRAGVDLVSLTVTVTNQEQKYVTDLAQEDFLIFEDGVEQKTTFFSSRKTPIALAILIDTSASMEDKLSTAQKAASGFVEHLGPDDLGSVIDFDSRVTVLQTFTDDRATLQRAIRQTSADGPTSLHNAVYVALKELRKTTVASAEQIRRQAIVVLSDGEDTASLVGFEEVLDLAKRSDVAIYSIGLQSRGTTSQAGFNEADFVLRQFAQETGGKAFFPEAVAELPAIYQAIARELASQYVLGYASSNPRRDGGWRRVVVQVRRQNATARTKLGYYGPTQ
- a CDS encoding VWA domain-containing protein, with protein sequence MCAFNSVSYRRPVLVVALTFAAGLSLPSTGLTQPVERALYVSVLDKNEEPVTTLGQEDLIVREDGVAREVLRLSRATQPLQIALLVDNSQAAERDMLNLREGLTSFVDTITAGGKHELSLVTFGERPTVQINPTRDVPKLHDAVKRLFAVPGSGAYALEAIVATTRGFTRRDATRPVIVLVVTEGVEFSNDHYQTVIDALKRSSTAFYALRLTEHGEADEQRDEIRNRNIVLDRGTRETGGRQEILLTTMSVNDELQRLAKDLVNQYRVVYARPETLIPPKRVTVEAKDKRLTARATPEREPRSGASR